In the genome of bacterium, the window CCCACCTGCCCTGCTTCGCTCCTCGCGGAGTCATGGGGCTCCGGGGGTTCGGATCTTCGCAGGGCATCCTCCGCCCTTCGGACGAAGGATGGTGGGCCTAGGTAGACTTGAACTACCGACCTCACGCTTATCAGGCGTGCGCTCTAACCACCTGAGCTATAGGCCCATGGGAGCGGATCGTTCAAAACTGAACAGGGAAGGAGGCGCGAATCGAATCCTGCATACGCCGCAACGCCGAAGCATGCGGCATGTGCTCCATAGAAAGGAGGTGATCCAGCCGCAGGTTCCCCTACGGCTACCTTGTTACGACTTCACCCCAATCACTGACCATACCTTAGATGCCTGCCTCCCTTGCGGGTTAGCCCGGCAGCTTCTGGTACAGCCAGCTTTCGTGGTGTGACGGGCGGTGTGTACAAGGCCCGGGAACGTATTCACCGCAGCCTGCTGATCTGCGATTACTAGCGATTCCGACTTCATGGAGTCGAGTTGCAGACTCCAATCCGAACTGGGACCGGCTTTTTGGGATTCGCTCCACCTCGCGGTATTGCAGCCCTTTGTACCGGTCATTGTAGCACGTGTGTAGCCCTGGGCATAAAGGCCATGAGGACTTGACGTCATCCCCACCTTCCTCCGGTTTAACACCGGCAGTCTCCTTAGAGTGCCCAACTGAATGCTGGCAACTAAGGACAAGGGTTGCGCTCGTTGCGGGACTTAACCCAACATCTCACGACACGAGCTGACGACAGCCATGCAGCACCTGTCTCCGGGCTCCCTCTTTCGAGGGCACCCCCCTGTTTCCAAGGGGTTCCCGGGATGTCAAGCCCAGGTAAGGTTCTTCGCGTTGCGTCGAATTAAACCACATGCTCCACCGCTTGTGCGGGCCCCCGTCAATTCCTTTGAGTTTTAACCTTGCGGCCGTACTCCCCAGGCGGGGCACTTAATGCGTTAGCTTCGGCACGGGAGGAGTGGATACCCCCCACACCTAGTGCCCATCGTTTACCGCGTGGACTACCAGGGTATCTAATCCTGTTTGCTCCCCACGCTTTCGCGTCTCAGCGTCAGTATCGGTCCAGGAGGCCGCTTTCGCCACCGGTGTTCCTCCCAATATCTACGAATTTCACCTCTACACTGGGAATTCCGCCTCCCTCTCCCGTACTCAAGCCAAGCAGTTTCAGACGCACTTCCCCGGTTAAGCCGAGGGCTTTCACGCCTGACTTGCAAGGCCGCCTACACGCGCTTTACGCCCAGTAATTCCGAACAACGCTCGCACCCTCCGTATTACCGCGGCTGCTGGCACGGAGTTAGCCGGTGCTTCTTCCTACGGTACCGTCAGACTCCGCGGCTTGTCACCGCGGAGCGTTCGTCCCGTCCGAAAGGGCTTTACGACCCGAAGGCCTTCTTCACCCACGCGGCGTTGCTGCGTCAGGGTTTCCCCCATTGCGCAATATTCCTCACTGCTGCCTCCCGTAGGAGTCTGGACCGTGTTTCAGTTCCAGTGTGGCTGATCATCCTCTCAGACCAGCTACCGATCGCAGCCTTGGTGAGCCATTACCTCGCCAACTAGCTAATCGGACGCGGGCCCCTCCCCTGGTGACAGCACCGGCAAGCCGGTGCGATCTTTAGCCTCAGGATCCGAAGATCCCGTGGTCTCATGCGGTATTAGCCACCCTTTCGAGTGGTTATCCCCCGCCTGGGGGTAGGTTACCCACGCGTTACTCACCCGTGCGCCGCTCTACTCAGGGGGTTGCCCCCCCTTTCTCGCTCGACTTGCATGTGTTAAGCACGCCGCCAGCGTTCGTTCTGAGCCAGGATCAAACTCTCCACTTAATTACGATAAGCGGGCAAAACATAAGATCCGTACGCGCCTCGCATTCCCTGTTCAGTTTTCAAAGATCCTGTCGGATCCGGCCCGATTACTCACACGCAGCCGGATTTACTAATCTACGAAAACGCCTTCCACATGTCAAGCCATATTTCCCGTACCGGGGAAATTTCTTCGAAGGCGAGCCTGACCATCGAGGGGATGAACGAATGTACCGGAGTCGCCGCGGGGATGCAAGGAAAAAACGCGCACCCCCCGGGAAAAATCACCGGAGGTCGACTACGACGAACTCCTTCTTCCCGATCTTCAGCCGGACCTCCGCCGGAGGCGGTAGAAGAACGGCCGGATCGGTCGCCCGCTCCCCGTTCACCTCCACCCCGCCCTGCGCGATGAGCCGCCGGGCGGCGGATTTCGAGGTAAAGCTCCCGGAGACGCGGGACACCACCGTGGCGAGATCCGACGCTCCGCCGTCCGCGGCGAGCTCGACCCGCCGCGCGTCGTCCGGGAACTCTTTCCGGGAGAAGCGGCCGCGAAAACCGTCCTCGGCCTCCCGTGCCGCCGCGGCGCCGTGGAAGCGCGCGACGATCTCCCGCGCCAGGGCGATCTTCGCGTCCATCGGGTGGCGGGAGCCGTCCGCCATCCCCGCCTTCAGTGCGGCAAGTTCGGCCACGCCGACGTCGGACAGAAGCTCGTAGTACGTGATCATCAACTCGTCCGAGATCGACATCATCTTGCCGAAGATCGTCTCCGGTGGTTCCGTGATCCCCACGTAGTTCCCGAGGCTCTTCCCCATCTTGTTGACCCCGTCGATCCCCACCAGCAGCGGCGTGGTCATCACCACCTGCGGCTCCTGCCCATACGCGCGCTGCAGGTCGCGTCCCACCAGCAGGTTGAACTTCTGGTCCGTCCCGCCGAACTCCACGTCCGCCCGCAGCGCCACGGAGTCGTACCCCTGGAAGAGCGGGTAGAGGAACTCGTGGATCGAGATCGGGCGCTGTTCCTCGTACCGCTTGCGGAAATCGTCCCGCTCGAGCATCCGCGCCACCGTCATCTGCGCGGCGACGCGGACCATCTCCTCGATGTGCAGCGTCGAAAGCCACTCGGAGTTGAAACGGACCTCGGTCCGGTCCGGGTCGAGGATCTTGAAGATCTGCTCCTTGTAGGTGACGGCGTTGCGCTCCACATCCTCCCGCGTGAGGGCCTTTCGCGTCTCGGACTTGCCCGACGGGTCGCCGATCATCCCCGTGAAATCCCCGACGAGGAAGATCACCTGGTGCCCCGCGTCCTGGAAGTGCTTGAGCTTCTGGATGAGCACGGTGTGCCCGAGGTGGAGATCCGGCGCGGTGGGATCGAAGCCCGCCTTCACCCGCAGGGGGCGCTTCTGCCTCGCGGAGGCGGCCACTTTCCGGGAAAGCTCCTCCCCGGAGATCACCTCCACCGTGCCTCGCCTCAGGGCCTGGAGAACGTCTTCCATGTCTCTTTGCTCCTCATTCGCGATTCGGAGATCCGGAACGACTGCACCGCGGCGCAACGGCCCGTTTCCGGATCCAGGTCGAAGAAGACGCCCGACGCCTCCGGCTCGCCCGACGCCACGTCGAAGCGGACGGGCACCTGGAGGAGAAAGCGCCGCAGGACCGTCTTCGGATCCATCCCGATGATCGACCCGGCGGGGCCGCACATCCCCGCGTCCGTGATCCAACCGGTCCCCCCCGGCAGGACCGAGGCGTCGGAGGTCTGAACGTGCGTGTGCGTACCCGCGATCGCGGAAACCCTCCCGTCGAGGTACAGGGCGAGCGCCCGCTTCTCGGAGGTCGCCTCCGCATGGAAATCGACCACCACGCAAGCCGCCTCGGCGCGGATCCCGGGGAGCGCCGCGTCGGCCCAGCGGAACGGGCAGTCGTAGCTTCCCATGAAGACGCGGCCGATCAGCGACACCACGGCATAGGGGGTGCCGCTGCGGCCCCGGAAGACCCCCCATCCCCGCCCGTCCACCCCGGGCGGGTAATTCGCGGGGCGGAGGATCCGGTCCCCGGCGCGCACCAGCGGGATCCCCTCCTTCTTGTCCCACACGTGGTTGCCGCCCGTCAACACGTCGACGCCCGCATCGAACAGTTCGCGGACGACGGATTCGGTCAACCCCATCCCGCTGGCCGCGTTCTCCCCGTTCGCGATCACGAGGTCCACATCCCGGACGCCGCGCAGGCGAGAGAGGAACTCCGCCACGGCCTTGCGGCCGGGCTTGCCGACGACGTCGCCGAGGAACAGGACCCACATATAAAGCCCCCTAAGGCAATCTACTCCTGGACATCCCCCTTCGGTGGAGCCGGACCCTCCACTCTCAGGTCAAGATCAACAGCAAAACAGGGACGTTCCTGGCAACCCTTTTCTGCTCAGCATCATCCGTCGTGGACGGCAACACTCTACTCTTCGGCCAAGCCCGGCTGCAGGAACGTCCCTACCTACCTGGCGTATTCCACGGCGCGGGTTTCCCGGATAACGGTAACGCGGATCTGGCCCGGGTAGGAGAGGTCCGTCTCGATCTTCTTCGCGATGTCGCGAGCGAGAAGGGTCGCCGAGTCGTCCCCGATCTTCTGGTAGTCGACGATGATGCGGATCTCCCGCCCCGCCTGGATCGCGTACGACTTCTCGACGCCGGCGAACGACTTCGCGATCTTCTCGAGATCCTCGAGACGCTTGAGGTAGTTCGCCAGCATCTCGCGGCGCGCCCCCGGACGCGCGCCGGACAGGGCGTCCGCCGCCTGGACCAGGATCGGGAGGACGTCCTTTGGCGACTCGTCCTCGTGGTGCGCCCCGATCGCGTGGACGATCTTCGCGGACTCGCCGAATTTCCGGGCCAGGTCGGCCCCGATCAGCGCGTGAGGCCCCTCGACCTCGTGGTCGACCGCCTTCCCGATGTCGTGGAGCAGTCCGGCGCGCTTGGCGACCTTGGCGTTCAACCCAAGTTCGGAGGCGATCATCCCGCACAGGAACGCCACCTCGAGGGAGTGGGTGTAGATGTTCTGCCCGTACGAGGTCCGGTACTTCAGCCGTCCGATCAGTTTCACGAGGTCCGCGTGGACGCCGTGGATCCCCAGGTCGAAGAGCGCCTGCTCTCCCGCCTCGCGGATCGTCTCCTCCACCTCCTTGGCCACCTTCTCGACCGTCTCCTCGATCCGGGCCGGGTGGATCCGCCCGTCCTGGAGAAGGCGCGTCAGGGAGATCCTCGCGATCTCCCGGCGAACCGGGTTGAACCCGGAGAGAATGACCGCCTCCGGGGTGTCGTCGATGATGACGTCGATCCCGGTGGCGGCCTCGAAGGCCCGGATGTTCCTCCCCTCGCGGCCGATGATCCGTCCCTTCATCTCCTCGGACGGCAGCGGCACCGAGCTCACGACGTGCTCGGCCACGTAATCCGCCGCGTACCGCTGCACCGCCAGGGAGATCATCTTCCGGGCCTTCTGCGTCGCCTCCTCCTTGAACTCCTCGTCCATGACGCGGATCTTCTTGCCGGCCTCCATCTTCGCCTCGTCGGCGATCATCTCGACGATCTCCGCCTTCGCCTGCTCCGCCGAGATGCCCGCCACCCGCTCGAGCTCGACCCGGGTCGCCGCCAGGCGGGCGTCGAGATCCGCCTGGGCCGCCTCGAGCTTCCGTTCCAGTTCCGCGATCTCCCGCTCCTTCTTCGTGTACTCGGCGGCGCGCGCTTCGACCTGCTCGTTCTTGCGGTCGAGCTGGTCCTCCTTCTGGAGAAGGCGCTTCTCGAGCTGGCCCAGTTCGTTCTTCCGGTCCCGCGTCTCCTTCTCGAAGTCGATCTTGACCTGCAGAAGATGGTCCTTGGCCTGTAGGGCGGCCTCCTTCAGGATGTTCGCCGCCTCCTTCCTGGAGCTCTGGAGGATCTCCGCCGCCTTCTCCGCCTCGGCCCGCGCATCGGCCCGAGCCCTGTCCAGCGTTCTCTTTTTCCCGGACAGCAGGAACGCCACGTATACGCCGAGCCCCACGGCCAGCGCCGCGAGGGCCGCGATGAGCACCGTCGAGTTATTCAATGTGTGCCTCCTCGGTAGATCATCTATGGTCCAGGGAATCCGGACGCGTCGACAACCCGGATCACCCCCTCTTCCGTTACCAGCGCGTGGACGGGAACGTCCCACGCGTCGACCGGCACTTCCGGTATCCGCTGGCTTGCCCAGGCGAGCCCGACCCGCGGCACGCTCTCCGGCAGGTCCCCGAGGAAACGGTCGTAATAGCCGAACCCGTGCCCGAGCCGGTTTCCCCGCAGGTCGAAGGCGAGGCCCGGGATCACGATGATGTCCCACCCCGACAGCCGCGGCTCGACGCCCGCCGGGATCGACGGCTCGGGAATCCCGTACGGCCCTGTCTCCCACCCGTCACCATCCCGGTGCGGGTAGAAGCCGAGCGTTCCCCTCCCCGTCACCCGGGGATAGTAGAGCCTGGCTCCCGCCGCAAGATACGCGCGCCGGATCCGCTCGGTAGGGACCTCGCCGGCACGCGCGCGGTACAGGGCCGCGACCATCCCTTTCCCCGGTGGAAACTCCCGAAGAAAGTGTTCCTGCACACGGTCGCCGGCCTCCGTCCGTAGCACCGACTCCGCGCGCTCCCGGAGGCGGATACGGCCTTCCCTGCGAAGAATCTCCTTGCGCTCAAGGACGAGCATCGGACACCTTTCGACTTGCCGCTTCGTTTCATGAATACGGTCTCGACGCCTTGCCGGTATGCGGCGCATCGACCGTCTCGGTGCGGCACCGTATTCATGAAACGCAATACTCTGGTGTACGGGGGGGCGAAAACCGCGGGATTGCTGCGCGCGTGCTGCGGAAACGTTTCGGCCTGTGACGCCGGGTGCCCTTATTCGAATAAAAATCGCCGCCGCATCGAATCGCGAGAAAAACGTCGCCGCAACAACGGAGATAGCCGCCCCATCTATGAAAACGGGCGTTCCCGCCCGATCCTGTTCAGTGCCCCCGCGAATGCCGTGTCGCCGGTCGAGTTGAACCTGGCTTTCACCAGGTGGGTTCCCGGTTGGGCCGCTTCAGGCGTCCCCGGCTTCAGGGGATGCTCACCACTGCCCGGAAGGGATCCCGTTCTCTTCGTGTTGGCTCAAACTCTTCCAACGATCACGCGCACGGCAGGGGCCCCGGCGAATTTCCTGCCAACCTATTTCAACGCGTTGTCGAGCGTCGCGAGGAGGTCTCGACTCTTCCGGTCCACCCGGGTCTTCAGGTCTTCCCTTTCCCTTCGCAGCGCCTCGACCTGCTCCTTCACTTCCCGGAATCGCTCCTCGAACGTCAGCACCTCGTCGGCAAGCTCCATCGCCACGAGCATGATGACGTTCAGGTAATTCGCCGTGCCGCCCTGCTTCTGGATCTCCCGGACCCTTCCGTTCAGCGTCTCGGCCAGGAGCGCCATGTGCTCCTCCGACCGGTCGGTCCGGACGGTCAAGGCGTACCCGGCGATATTTACGTCGATCCGGTTCACCATCCTCGTTCCTTTTTATTATACCGCCTCGACCCTATAACTCAATGGTGTCGAGACGGGAGAGGATCTTGTCGACCCGGTCCTTCACCTCGACGCGTTCCCGCGAAAGATCGGCCAGTTTCCGGGTCAGCTCCCTCACCTCCCCGTCCTTGCGCGCGAGTTCTCCCGCGAGGGTTTCCTTCTCTTTTTTCAGCGCGTTCACGACCTGCACCAGGTCGGTGATCTTCTTCTCGATCAGCGCGAACGACTCATCGCCCATCTTCGTCCTCTCCCGTAGGTAGTCAGATTCCAACCATAGAATCGCAGTCCGTAGGATATCCCGTCAACCGCCCGGGTTCAATCGCGAATGTCGGCGGTGCCGCCTGCTCCGCGCGCTTCGCGGTACCAAGACGCTTCAGCGGTTCTATCGATTCCGTACGTCAGAAGAGCGCTTCGGCGAAGGACCGGGCGTCGAACGAACGGAGGTCGCCGGCCTTTTCTCCTACGCCGATGTAGCGGATCGGGGCGGCGATCTCCCGCGTCACGGAGAGGACGACTCCCCCCTTCGCCGTCCCGTCGAGCTTGGTAAGCGCGAGCCCCGTCACACCGGTGACACCCTCGAACGTCTTCGCCTGGGCGATGGCGTTGCGCCCGCTGGTCGCGTCGAGGACGAGCAGCACTTCATGGGGAGCCCCGGGGATCTCCTTTCCGATCACCCGGGCGACCTTTCGCACTTCTTCCATCAGGTGGGATTTCGTGTGGAGCCGCCCCGCGGTGTCGACGAGGACCACGTCGGTCCCCCTGGCCTTCGCCGCCCGCACGGCGTCGAACGCCACGGCCGAAGAGTCGGCTCCTTCCTTGTGGCGGACGATGTCGGCCCCCGCGCGTTCCGCCCAGACGGCAAGCTGCTCGATCGCCGCGGCCCGGAAGGTGTCCGCCGCCGCGAGGAGGACGGTCCGCCCCTCCGCACGGAGCCCGCTCGCGACCTTCCCGATGGTGGTTGTCTTCCCCACGCCGTTCACCCCGACGACGAGGACGACGAACGGGTACGGCGGAACCACCTTCAACGGGATCATGCGGGGTGCGAGGGTGTCCGCCACCATCCCCCGCAAACGGGCCCGGAGCGCGTCGGTGTCCGGGAGTTCCCCCCGACGCCACGCCGCGCGAAGCGCATCGACGTATTCCTCCGACAGCTCCGCGCCCACGTCGGCGAGGATCAACGCCTCCTCGAGTTGGTCGAGGACCGCCCCGTCCACCGGCCCGATCCCGCGCGCGATCGCTCCGACGTTCATCAGGAGGAGTTCCCGGGTCTTGGCCAACCCCGTCTTCAAGCGGGAGAGCATGCCGCCGCCGGAATTGTCGCTCTGTTCGCTCATCGCTGGGAACTCAGACTACGGGCTCGGGGAGGAGGGCATGGCGGAGTCGCCGCAGGAGGGGGGGCGCCCCGGTACGAGCTTCGCGCTGCCGGGGTACCCCCGCTGTAGGAAGAACGGGGGGCACAGTGAGGCCGGCCTCCAGGGCTCCGTTCCCGCAGAGGCCGTGCACCGAGAGGGTCGATGCGCCGCATCCGGCGAGGCGCCCGACCGAGGCGTACCCACGGCGGTACGGTGAGGGAGGGGAACGATGCCGGGGCGGATGCAGCGGGCCTCGAATGCCGGGATCTGAGGGAAT includes:
- the tyrS gene encoding tyrosine--tRNA ligase; this translates as MEDVLQALRRGTVEVISGEELSRKVAASARQKRPLRVKAGFDPTAPDLHLGHTVLIQKLKHFQDAGHQVIFLVGDFTGMIGDPSGKSETRKALTREDVERNAVTYKEQIFKILDPDRTEVRFNSEWLSTLHIEEMVRVAAQMTVARMLERDDFRKRYEEQRPISIHEFLYPLFQGYDSVALRADVEFGGTDQKFNLLVGRDLQRAYGQEPQVVMTTPLLVGIDGVNKMGKSLGNYVGITEPPETIFGKMMSISDELMITYYELLSDVGVAELAALKAGMADGSRHPMDAKIALAREIVARFHGAAAAREAEDGFRGRFSRKEFPDDARRVELAADGGASDLATVVSRVSGSFTSKSAARRLIAQGGVEVNGERATDPAVLLPPPAEVRLKIGKKEFVVVDLR
- a CDS encoding TIGR00282 family metallophosphoesterase, coding for MWVLFLGDVVGKPGRKAVAEFLSRLRGVRDVDLVIANGENAASGMGLTESVVRELFDAGVDVLTGGNHVWDKKEGIPLVRAGDRILRPANYPPGVDGRGWGVFRGRSGTPYAVVSLIGRVFMGSYDCPFRWADAALPGIRAEAACVVVDFHAEATSEKRALALYLDGRVSAIAGTHTHVQTSDASVLPGGTGWITDAGMCGPAGSIIGMDPKTVLRRFLLQVPVRFDVASGEPEASGVFFDLDPETGRCAAVQSFRISESRMRSKETWKTFSRP
- the rny gene encoding ribonuclease Y, with protein sequence MNNSTVLIAALAALAVGLGVYVAFLLSGKKRTLDRARADARAEAEKAAEILQSSRKEAANILKEAALQAKDHLLQVKIDFEKETRDRKNELGQLEKRLLQKEDQLDRKNEQVEARAAEYTKKEREIAELERKLEAAQADLDARLAATRVELERVAGISAEQAKAEIVEMIADEAKMEAGKKIRVMDEEFKEEATQKARKMISLAVQRYAADYVAEHVVSSVPLPSEEMKGRIIGREGRNIRAFEAATGIDVIIDDTPEAVILSGFNPVRREIARISLTRLLQDGRIHPARIEETVEKVAKEVEETIREAGEQALFDLGIHGVHADLVKLIGRLKYRTSYGQNIYTHSLEVAFLCGMIASELGLNAKVAKRAGLLHDIGKAVDHEVEGPHALIGADLARKFGESAKIVHAIGAHHEDESPKDVLPILVQAADALSGARPGARREMLANYLKRLEDLEKIAKSFAGVEKSYAIQAGREIRIIVDYQKIGDDSATLLARDIAKKIETDLSYPGQIRVTVIRETRAVEYAR
- a CDS encoding 5-formyltetrahydrofolate cyclo-ligase — its product is MLVLERKEILRREGRIRLRERAESVLRTEAGDRVQEHFLREFPPGKGMVAALYRARAGEVPTERIRRAYLAAGARLYYPRVTGRGTLGFYPHRDGDGWETGPYGIPEPSIPAGVEPRLSGWDIIVIPGLAFDLRGNRLGHGFGYYDRFLGDLPESVPRVGLAWASQRIPEVPVDAWDVPVHALVTEEGVIRVVDASGFPGP
- a CDS encoding cell division protein ZapA; the protein is MVNRIDVNIAGYALTVRTDRSEEHMALLAETLNGRVREIQKQGGTANYLNVIMLVAMELADEVLTFEERFREVKEQVEALRREREDLKTRVDRKSRDLLATLDNALK
- the zapB gene encoding cell division protein ZapB; the protein is MGDESFALIEKKITDLVQVVNALKKEKETLAGELARKDGEVRELTRKLADLSRERVEVKDRVDKILSRLDTIEL
- the ftsY gene encoding signal recognition particle-docking protein FtsY; this encodes MLSRLKTGLAKTRELLLMNVGAIARGIGPVDGAVLDQLEEALILADVGAELSEEYVDALRAAWRRGELPDTDALRARLRGMVADTLAPRMIPLKVVPPYPFVVLVVGVNGVGKTTTIGKVASGLRAEGRTVLLAAADTFRAAAIEQLAVWAERAGADIVRHKEGADSSAVAFDAVRAAKARGTDVVLVDTAGRLHTKSHLMEEVRKVARVIGKEIPGAPHEVLLVLDATSGRNAIAQAKTFEGVTGVTGLALTKLDGTAKGGVVLSVTREIAAPIRYIGVGEKAGDLRSFDARSFAEALF